A region of Candidatus Poribacteria bacterium DNA encodes the following proteins:
- a CDS encoding sulfatase-like hydrolase/transferase, with protein MPETRPNILLITSDQQHWNTLGCLNPEIQTPHLDALAQQGTLFNRAYCPNPTCTPTRASIITGKYPSQHGAWSLGTKLSEDEHTVGEDFTDAGYRTALVGKAHFQPLHGTEEFPSLESYPVLQDLDFWRSFNEPFYGFEHVELARNHADEAHVGQHYAIWMEENGCTNWRDYFAPPTGNARDQYRKWHIPEEYHYDTWIAERTNALMETYQQNGENFFLWASFFDPHPKYLAPEPWDTMYDPNALTVPSVTEGEHDNNPPHFQLTQQEKPDFSAWRESGKGVHGFNSHLRDRDELAKDIAVYYGMVSLMDKYIGKILAKLDELGLAENTLVVFTSDHGHFYGQHGLVAKGAFHYEDVIRVPFIARYPGVVPAGKHSEALQTLVDLAPSFLSAAGIDVPLPMTGVDQMPVWSGQVEQARDHIIVENHHEPTTVHVKTYVDDRYKLTVYYNRDYGELFDLQADPGEVNNLWNATAHAELKADLVMKLLFAEMGKEPLWMPRTSGA; from the coding sequence ATGCCTGAAACCAGACCTAATATCCTACTTATTACGAGCGATCAACAGCATTGGAACACTTTGGGCTGCCTCAACCCTGAAATCCAGACCCCGCACTTGGACGCATTGGCACAACAAGGCACGCTTTTCAACAGAGCCTACTGCCCGAACCCGACCTGCACACCGACACGCGCCTCTATTATTACTGGAAAATACCCGAGTCAACACGGGGCGTGGTCTCTCGGCACGAAACTCTCTGAAGATGAGCATACGGTGGGTGAAGATTTCACGGATGCGGGGTATCGGACTGCCCTCGTCGGAAAAGCGCACTTTCAACCCCTTCACGGAACAGAGGAATTCCCGTCCCTCGAATCCTACCCAGTCCTCCAAGATTTGGACTTTTGGCGCAGTTTCAATGAACCGTTTTACGGGTTTGAGCATGTCGAACTCGCACGGAACCATGCCGACGAAGCACACGTCGGACAGCACTATGCGATCTGGATGGAAGAGAACGGCTGCACCAATTGGCGTGACTATTTCGCGCCGCCGACAGGGAATGCACGCGATCAATACCGCAAGTGGCACATTCCTGAAGAATACCACTACGACACTTGGATTGCTGAGCGGACCAACGCACTCATGGAAACGTATCAACAGAACGGTGAAAACTTTTTCCTTTGGGCGAGTTTCTTCGATCCGCATCCGAAATATCTCGCCCCAGAGCCGTGGGATACGATGTATGATCCAAATGCGTTGACGGTGCCTTCCGTAACCGAGGGAGAACACGATAACAATCCACCCCATTTTCAACTCACGCAACAAGAAAAGCCGGACTTCTCGGCTTGGCGCGAAAGTGGAAAGGGTGTTCACGGGTTCAACTCACATTTACGCGATCGCGATGAACTCGCTAAAGACATCGCTGTCTATTACGGCATGGTGAGCCTGATGGATAAGTATATCGGGAAAATCTTGGCGAAACTTGACGAATTAGGACTGGCAGAGAACACGTTAGTCGTGTTCACTTCCGATCACGGGCATTTTTACGGACAACACGGACTCGTCGCAAAGGGGGCGTTCCACTACGAGGATGTCATCCGAGTGCCGTTTATCGCGCGGTATCCAGGGGTCGTGCCTGCGGGGAAACACTCCGAGGCATTGCAGACGTTGGTAGACTTAGCACCCTCATTCCTCAGTGCTGCTGGTATTGACGTTCCTCTTCCAATGACAGGCGTAGATCAAATGCCGGTCTGGTCGGGACAAGTAGAACAAGCACGCGACCATATCATCGTCGAAAACCATCATGAACCGACGACGGTACACGTCAAAACCTATGTTGACGATCGTTATAAACTGACCGTCTATTATAACAGAGATTATGGCGAACTCTTTGATTTGCAAGCGGATCCTGGAGAAGTCAACAACCTATGGAACGCCACGGCGCATGCTGAATTGAAAGCGGATCTGGTGATGAAGTTGTTGTTCGCGGAGATGGGGAAAGAACCGTTATGGATGCCGAGAACTTCGGGGGCATAA
- a CDS encoding phytanoyl-CoA dioxygenase family protein produces MKNSETVCLTPAQRLHFDIYGFVLLENVLNADEIERMKGALYRMKADTDLDAKRVYARGKSEHHVLFGNLVAYDPALLEYAAHPQLVPLVEEVVGGAVRLEETEAIINSRNPEMELDELYKRRYNPTGFHRGTQHGWGTYMEQNKFHCIFVKTLAYLTDVGPDDGGTCVIPGSHRLTWDHKEMIEAALSDDKLIYQVEASAGSVLLFAEALIHSTTAIRSDKERVILISGYTPPMVREWPGNEVSPEFVETLPEDIRPLISGSDSWHWKRRY; encoded by the coding sequence ATGAAAAACAGTGAAACAGTTTGCCTAACGCCTGCACAACGACTCCACTTCGATATCTACGGGTTTGTCCTGTTAGAGAACGTCCTAAACGCCGATGAAATTGAACGTATGAAAGGTGCTCTCTACAGGATGAAAGCCGACACGGATCTGGATGCCAAGCGGGTCTATGCCCGTGGGAAAAGTGAACACCACGTGCTTTTCGGCAATCTTGTTGCGTATGACCCGGCACTCTTAGAATACGCGGCGCATCCCCAATTGGTGCCTCTCGTTGAAGAAGTGGTGGGTGGCGCAGTCCGTCTTGAGGAAACCGAAGCGATTATTAATAGTCGGAATCCAGAGATGGAATTGGACGAACTCTATAAACGCCGTTATAACCCGACAGGGTTCCATCGTGGCACGCAACACGGGTGGGGCACATACATGGAACAGAACAAGTTCCACTGTATCTTCGTGAAGACGCTCGCCTACCTCACCGATGTTGGACCTGATGATGGAGGAACGTGCGTTATACCGGGGAGCCATCGCCTAACGTGGGATCACAAAGAAATGATCGAAGCGGCACTCTCTGACGACAAACTCATCTACCAAGTCGAAGCATCAGCGGGATCCGTCCTGCTTTTCGCTGAGGCGTTGATTCACAGCACCACTGCCATCCGTAGCGATAAGGAGCGTGTCATCCTTATATCCGGCTATACACCGCCAATGGTGCGCGAATGGCCCGGCAACGAAGTCAGTCCTGAGTTTGTTGAGACCTTGCCCGAAGACATCCGTCCGCTCATTTCGGGAAGCGACAGTTGGCACTGGAAACGCCGGTATTGA